The window GCGACGGCGTGGCGGTGGTCGTGGGCGGTCAGGTGCGCTACACGCCGGCTGGCGGGTTCGTCGGTACCGACGCCTTCGACTACCGGATCTGCGACGCCGACGGCACCTGCGCCTCGGCGCGGGTGACGGTGACGGTGGTCCTGCCCGACGCGCCGCCCGTCGCCAACAGCGACACGGCGACGACCCTGCGGGCCGTCCCCGTCGACATCGACGTGCTGGCCAACGACACCGACGCCAACGGCGACATCGACGTGGCCAGCCTGACCGTGGACCCTGCCCCCAACGGGACCACGTCGGTCGTGGGCGGGCAGGTGCGCTACACCTCGTCGGCCTCCTTCGTCGGGGTGGACCTCTTCGACTACACCATCTGCGATGACGCTGGGGCGTGCGACACCGCGTCGGTGCAGGTCACGGTCGACCCGACCGGTACGGCCCCCACCGCCAACGACGACACCGCCAGCACCGTTGAGGACACCCCGGTGCTGGTCGACGTGCTGGCCAACGACACCGACCCCGACGGCGACATCGACGACACGACGTTGGCGGTGTCCAGTCCGCCCAGCGACGGCGTGGCGGTGGTCGTGGGCGGTCAGGTGCGCTACACGCCGGCTGGCGGGTTCGTCGGTACCGACGCCTTCGACTACCGGATCTGCGACGCCGACGGCACCTGCGACACCGGGACCGTCACCCTCGACGTGACGCCGGCCGCCTCGCCCCCCAACGCGGTCGACGACACCGCGGCGACGATGCGCAACACCAGCGTCCTCATCGACGTGCTGGCCAACGACTCCGACCCCAACGGCGACCTCGACCCGAACAGCCTCTCCGCGGCCGACGGGACGAACGGCGCCACGACCATCGTGGGTGGCCAGGTCAGCTACGACCCCACGTCCGGCTTCACCGGGACGGACCAGTTCGACTACACGGTGTGCGACCTGCTCGGCGACTGCAGCACCGCGACGGTGCAGGTCACGGTGGCCCCGAACGGGTCGAGCCCGCCCACCGCCGTCGATGACGACGGCGGGACCATCCAGCGCGGAACGGTCGACCACCCCGTGCCCGTCCTGGCCAACGACACCGACCCCGACGGCGACCTCGACGCAGCCACGCTGGCCATCGTGTCACCCCCCTCGACCGGCGCGGCCAGCGTCAGCGGCAGCACCATCCTCTGGACACCATCGGACACCACGCCGAGGGGACCCACCACGATGACGTACCGGGTCTGCGACACCGCCGCTCTCTGCGACACCGCCACGGTGACCATCGTGGTTGTCGAGGACCTCGGTGCGGCCGCCGTGGTGGCCAACGACGACACCGCGACGGTCGTGCAGGGGATCAAGGCCCCGATATCGGTGCTGGCGAACGACCTCGCACCCGGCCTGCCCTTCGAGTACAGCACGCTGGTCCCCACCGACGGCACCAACGGCACGACCCGTCGGGTCGGGAGCAGGGTCGAGTACACCTCGGTCCCGACCTACACCGGTCCCGACTCCTTCACCTACACCGTGTGCGACGAGAACGGATGGTGTGACTCCGCGACCGTCGACGTCACGGTGGTCGCCGGCGACCCCGTCGTGGCGGTCGATGACGCCGAAGGTGCGACCACCGGCGTCCCGCACACCGTCGTGGTCACGAGCAACGACAACGACCCGGACGGCAGCCTGACCCTGGCCACCGTCACGATCGTCTCGCCGCCGTCGAGCGGCCGGGCCACGACCGTGGTGCAGCCGAACCGCAGCGTCCTCTACACCGCGCAGGGGGGCTGGGTCGGTGTCGACACATTCCGGTACCGGGTGTGTGACGTGCAGGGGTTCTGCGACTCCGCGACGGTGACGATGACCGTCGTCGCCGACGGTGGGCTGGTCGTCGAGGGAGGTGCCGCTGCGGTCGAACCCACCGCGGATCCGGTCGCCGGCCGGCCGACGCCGGAGCACGATCCCATGGGCCGGCCGTCCCCCGTCCCCACCGGGTCCGACCCCTCCGCGAGCGACGAACCGCTGGTGGACCCCGACGCGGTTGCCATCGCAGCCACGGACCCCCCGTCCCCCCCGACCGATGCCGAGTCCACGGCGCCGGGTCCCGGGCCGGACGGCGGGCCGGCGACAGCCGAGGACGCGCCAGTCGATGCGAGTCCCACGGACGCTCGGGAGCCAGCAGTGGACGTCGTCGACCCACCACCCGCGATGCCTGCCAGGCGTCAGGACGGGCGCGTCACGGGCCGACACACCCGCGGGCGTCGGCGACAGGCACCGGGCCGTCCGGGACCCAGCGACGACCCCATCCCGGACTAGCGGTCAGTCCTGCTGGGGGACCACGCAACCGCCGCCGAGGCGTTCCGCGCCGCCCGTCGCACCGGTGTCCACGCCGCACTCGGCGTTGCCGAGGTCGGAGTTGGTGACCCCGAACGCGGTCATGGTGTCCACCACGGCGCCGTCGGGCAGCGGGACGATCGCCCACGCGGCAGGGAGCTCGCGAGCTTGGGTCAGCATGCCGAAGGTCTCGCCGGCTGTCGTGCGCCCCTCGATGTTGACCACGTCCGGCGGCGTCGCGACGAGCAGGTAACCCGGGTCGGCGTCATCGGGGGCGTCGATCGCCCAG of the Euzebya rosea genome contains:
- a CDS encoding Ig-like domain-containing protein; this translates as DGVAVVVGGQVRYTPAGGFVGTDAFDYRICDADGTCASARVTVTVVLPDAPPVANSDTATTLRAVPVDIDVLANDTDANGDIDVASLTVDPAPNGTTSVVGGQVRYTSSASFVGVDLFDYTICDDAGACDTASVQVTVDPTGTAPTANDDTASTVEDTPVLVDVLANDTDPDGDIDDTTLAVSSPPSDGVAVVVGGQVRYTPAGGFVGTDAFDYRICDADGTCDTGTVTLDVTPAASPPNAVDDTAATMRNTSVLIDVLANDSDPNGDLDPNSLSAADGTNGATTIVGGQVSYDPTSGFTGTDQFDYTVCDLLGDCSTATVQVTVAPNGSSPPTAVDDDGGTIQRGTVDHPVPVLANDTDPDGDLDAATLAIVSPPSTGAASVSGSTILWTPSDTTPRGPTTMTYRVCDTAALCDTATVTIVVVEDLGAAAVVANDDTATVVQGIKAPISVLANDLAPGLPFEYSTLVPTDGTNGTTRRVGSRVEYTSVPTYTGPDSFTYTVCDENGWCDSATVDVTVVAGDPVVAVDDAEGATTGVPHTVVVTSNDNDPDGSLTLATVTIVSPPSSGRATTVVQPNRSVLYTAQGGWVGVDTFRYRVCDVQGFCDSATVTMTVVADGGLVVEGGAAAVEPTADPVAGRPTPEHDPMGRPSPVPTGSDPSASDEPLVDPDAVAIAATDPPSPPTDAESTAPGPGPDGGPATAEDAPVDASPTDAREPAVDVVDPPPAMPARRQDGRVTGRHTRGRRRQAPGRPGPSDDPIPD